A region of the Haematobia irritans isolate KBUSLIRL chromosome 5, ASM5000362v1, whole genome shotgun sequence genome:
TATATCCATTACCGTTATGTctgttttaaaataaaacttaattaTAGCTTAATTTTTACCCTAAtgtttagtactaagttcgttttcgcgaaaaacgaatatcttcatatatctccctaaatagggtctcaaacccagggatgttaacttatttatgtgaatgtctgaaaatgctcaaaacaaagatttcgcatttattccgcgctaatgtttttttatatggaatataacagtttttcgtgcgaaaacgtgatcttagtactaggcttaggccggttatttaaaattaaataaaataaatgttactgattttatgaaaatagcccaatatatttcgttttttaattcaatattcttaatcttttaattattgtttttcTAACCCATCATTTCTACACAGTTTGTGGTGCCGCAATAAAAGTCTCTTTTCTCATTTGTTTATACAGTGTATAAATGGGGTAGAAAATTGCTATTTGCAGAACTGAAATATAAAATGTGTAGAAAATTATCAgacttaaaaatttataaatttcattcCTAGGAGGAGGCCAACTTACCCACAAGAGACATGCCAATAATGAATTCGATAGCTGGACTCATTGATGTtagcaaaattacaaaattataaatgaaactaCCAACAATGTGTATAAAGGTTATCAATATCCAAGGAATCATATACATAGGTTGTctctaaaaaaagaaaagaatttatattaaaataataccctgttccacagtgtggcgcagggtataaaaacacacacacacacaaaacgagataaaaattgaaaattcccacaaatttttaaaattctcatATTTCCTTACCTTATTTATGCCTTTGATAAGAAACCCTGAGACAATGAGCATAATAACACCCACAATTAATACCACTACTATGGCAAAGCGTATACCAATTGTTGCTGTAAATAGAGGATTTAATTGAGACTATAGTTTCTGATATAGTGGGTGATACAAACAAATTCGTCCGGATGATGGAGAATGAGATGAAGATGGCTCTCATGCAAGAATTTCTCTGAATGACAATAACTATTACACTCATAGATATACTCTTTTCATGGTGACCACGAATCAACACACATATGATTACAAATGGAGAACTAAATGTATGATGAAATGAGAGCATTGCTTATGCgaaatgatttccgagaaagacAATTTAACTTAATAGTTTAtagatagaaaaatatgttctcTGTTAATAAGAGAGCAAATGTTAAGGTTACGTTATAGTGTTAAGTGTTATGAGAAGAAATTAACATACTTTTCTATGAGTTTTTTTCTACAAGGCAGTTCTTACTACGATATAGCGTAAAAGGATATATACTCAATATTCAGGCCAGGAGAAGTGTGAGATAATGGGTCATGATTCACCTGTTACGATTTTCCTAAAAGGCTACGACTGGACCaacgtataatttttttcacgtaTTTGATACTTACTAACTTCTACATTGATATCGGCATCATTGACCTTCATCTCTTTGATGACATCATTGAGTATATTTTTATCGGCTAAAAATCCTATAGAGGTTATGAGAAGGATTGCATAGATCACAAAGGTGGCATAACCAATAAATAGTCCAAAACAGGAATGGGTACACATTTTCGCGAatagtaaaattatttttagaaataacaaaatacgTAAACTTTGCGAATCTACTACTAGTATGTAGAACTTTACGGCAATAATAAGATCATCATCAACGTTATAATGAACAACCAAACTGATTCATGGCTTTGAGAAATCGTAATGTGCTATCAAAACGGATCTGAGGTTAAGAAAATCAACCTACAAGTCCAATATGTTTTGTATGTGGTTACAAATAGATTTTGTGTGGTGAATCGAgatataaataaagaaaatgcaaaatttgtatacaataTCCAATAAGCACGCTTCATTAGCTTTTGCGTAATTGATTAGGAATTAattgttgatttctatagaaaattttttcaaaattttagttctatagaaaatgttgtaaaaatgttagttctataggaaatttagtcaaagtttatttctataggaaatttagtcaaaattttatttctattgaaaaattttgtcgaaattttatttctataaagaattttatcaaaattatattctatagcaaattttgtcaaaatttaatttatatagaaaattttgtaaaattttatttccatataaaatgttctcataattgatttctatagaaaattttatagaaattttatttctatagataatttttcaaaagttgatttttatagaaaattttgccaaaattttatttctatagaaaattttgcaaaaattttatttctatagaaacttttgtaaaaattctatttctacagaaaatgttgtcaacattttatttccatagaaaattttctcataattgtattctatagaaaattttgtcaaaatgttatttctattgataattttgtcaaaaggtaatttctataaaacgttttgtcaaagtttttaattttgtcaaaattgtgtttccatagaaaattttgtcaatttttttcttctaaagaaaatgttctttaattctatagaaaatttggtcaaaacgttttctacagataattttttcaaaattttatttctataaaaagttttctcataattgttttcttagaaaattttgtcaaaatgtcatttctattgataattttgtcaaaagttgatttctataaaaagttttttataattttattttcatagaaatttttgtcaaaattttatttctatagaaaatttattcaaatttttttttctatagaaaatttattaaaaatttttttctatataaaattttatttctatagaaattttgtcaaagtttttaattttgtcaaaattgtgtttccatagaaaattctttgttctaaagaaaaattttgttaattctatagaaaatttggtcaaaacgttttctatagataattttttcaaaattttatttctataaaaagttttatcaaaattttatttccataagaaattttctcataattgttttcttagaaaattttgtcaaaatatcatttgtattgataattttgtcaaaagttgatttctataaaaagttttttaacattttattttcatagaaaattttgtcaaaattttatttctatagaaaatttattcaacaaaatttttttttttctatagaaaatttattcaatttttttttctatataaaattttatttctatagaaattttttcaaagtttttaattttgtcaaaattgtgttcccaatgaaaattttgtcaaattttttcttctaaagaaaattttgtttaattctatagaaaatttggtcaaaacgttttctatagaatattttgtcacaatttaatttctataaaaattttgtcaaaattttatttccatagaaaattttctcaaaattgttttcttagaaaatgtagccgaatgtcatttctattgctaattttgtcaaaagttgatttctataaaaagttttgtcaaaattttatttccatagaaaattttgtaaaattttattcctatagaaaatttattcaaattttttttttctatataaaaagttgtcaaaattttatttctataaagaattttgtcaaaattttattactttagaaaatgttgtcaaaattttatttttgtagaaatttcctcaaaattttatttttttttttgaacaaaaaattttattttattagaaaattttgtcaatatttgatttcgttagatattttgtcacaattttatttccattgaaaattctgtcaaaattttatttgttttgtgaaaatgttatttctgtagaaaattttgtcaaaattgatttctatagaaagttttgtgaaaatttgatttccatagaaaatgttctcataattgatttctataaaaaattgtgtcaaaaaattcaaaattcataattgtttttatagaaaattttgtcaaaatgttatttctattgataattttgtcaaaagttgatttctataaaaaattttgtcaaaattttatttctatagaaaattttatcaaaatttaattttctatagaaaatttaatcaaaaattttcaaaattgtatcaaaatttttttctatataaaattttgtcaaaattttatttctatagaaaattttgtcaaaattttatttctataaaaattttgtcaaaattttttttctatggaaaattttgttaaaatttgatttctatagaaaattttgtcaaaattgtgtttccatagaaaattttgtcaaattttttcttctaaagaaaattttgtttaattctatagaaaatttggtcaaaacgttttctatagaatattttttaaaaattttatttctataaaaattttgtcaaaattttatttcaatagaaaattttctcataattgttttcttagaaaattttgtcaaaatgtcatttctattgataattttctcaaaagttgatttctataaaaagttttgttaaaattttattttcataaaaaatgttgtcaagattttatttctatagaaaatttattcaaaattttgtttttctatagaaaatttgttcaaaatttgttttctatataaaattttgtcaaaatgttattattttagaaattattgtctatagataaaattttgtcaaaattttatttctatataaaattttgtcaaaattttatttctatataaaattttgtcaaaattttatttctatagaaaattttgtcaaaatttgatttctatggaaaattttgttaacatttgatttctatagaaaattttgtcaaagtttttaattttgtcaaaattgtgtttccatagaaaattttgtcaaattttttctcctaaagaaaattctatagaaaatttggtcaaaacgttttctatagaatattttttaaaaattttatttctataaaaattttgtcaaaattttatttcaatagaaacttttgtcataattgttttcttagaaaattttgtcaaaatatcatttctattgataattttgtcaaatgttgatttctgtaaaaattttgtcaaaattttatttctatagaaagttttgtgaaaattttatttctatagaagatttttgcaaaattttatttctatagaaaattttctcattattgttttatatagaaaatttgggcaaaacgtTTGCGgcagaaaaatttgttacaattttatttctatagaaagtttagtcaaaattttatttccatagaaaattttctcataattgttttctataacaaattttgtcaaaatgttatttctctcaaaagttgtcaaaagttgatttctataaaaagttttgtcaaaattttattttcatagaaaattttgttaaaaaaatgggaattttgttaaaatcaaaatttttaattttgtcaaaattgtgtttgcatagaaaattttgtaaagttttttcttctaaagaaaattttgtttatttctacagagaatttggtcaaaagtttgtttctatataaaattttgtcaacattttatttctaaagaaattttttcacaatctaattcctaaaaaaaattttggtaaattttttgtttagggTTTTCCACTATTACTTCAAATTGTTATTCAAATGTATGTcctatatataaattaatacaaataaaattaaacatagaCTGGGCTCGATTCTCGAATTTCAGCATAGAGAAGACCAATTGGTAAAAGAAGTTCTATCTgtattactaaaaaaaaattaagagaaCAATTTAACAATTTACGGACAATTTAAATTATATCATGGGGTtagcgaaaatttaatttaattacaaaccTAATGCCACTAGAGattgtttagtttttttgaCATCACGCATGAAAACTTGAGCCATCACTACAAGAAATTCAAGAGTAATAAAGGTCccagaaataaacaaataaagtttCATGAATTTGTAACGATtctgaaagaataaataataaatttgtaaaaaataatatttttaacaaatttgattAGTATGCCCTTCTTGTATTTACCTGAATGATACCGTAAATTAGTAGACCTGATGTTAGAGTCTTTATTGAACAGACGACAAGATAACTTATGGCAGCCTTTGTTGCTGCAATTTGAAGAAGAAAATGACAGAGATAatataaagagagagagagagagagaaatcaCTTTAACTTACTTGCTGGATTCACAGGATTTTCCTTATCAGTATTATTCCAAGTTGCCAACAAGGATATGCACAAAATCCCCATGCATACataccaaaaaatattcaaccaaGCCACAGTTAAGCCAAAACATCGTCGGGTGAACATTTTCACTCGATCCAACAAAGATGATTTTCAAATCTGATATGAGATGTCATATTAGACCCAATTAAAAACACATAATaggcgatgaataaaaaaaaaaaaacaaaccgcaTACGTTATTTAAAGCATGAAttgaaattatgataaaatcctTTTTTAGTCTGAAGATAAAATGAGGCAATAAAATGACAAGTaaaattaactttaatttatacgaattgaatttaatttacactaattaaaattatgataaaatcctTTTTTAGTCTAAAGATAAAATGAGGCAGCAATAAAATGACAAGTaaaattaactttaatttatacgaattgaatttaatttacacTTTAATTTCATTATTAAGTGTAGTAAAAAGAGCTCCATAGTGTATCCTATAGATGGTTTTATTCATGTTCTGCTAAATGGATATATAAATTGAtaaaatatatcccatatatatcatgcaTGGTAATTGTTTAAAAATGAATAGAGTATTTGATagtgatataaaataaaatcaattgagAGACAAGAGACTGAGACAATTGAGAGAGTGAACTGTTATCATTTGTATCATATCTAATACAATTGGACATTACCTAATGAGTGTTTGTAATGCTCATTAGCAAAGCAGTGAGTACTTAACACTACCTAATAAGCTAAAGTGTTTGTTATGCTCATTAGCAAAGCAGAGAGTACTTAACACTACAATGAGAGCTGAACATTAAAATTGCTCTGTTAATTCAATTTAGCAGTAGGAACAAGTTAATATAAACGTGTATATAAAAaatggatacaagcgagaatgtATGTACCTTTGTTTATGATGAGTGGTATTGGCCTGTTATACCATAAAAAATAgttaacattaacatttttttggccTTGCGATTTATGTTCTTACGGCATTTACTTCTATGTAGAcacatatataaaagtttgaaagaaTAAAAAAGTTCGATTTTTAAGAGagaaatttttgatcaaatatatcccttgaattgttaatgtgttgatttttaaatattttaacgaaTTTATGTACtactgcaatggttagcatgccctccttgcatacacaaggtcgtgggttcgattcctgcttcgaccgaacaccaaaaagtttttcagcggtggattatcccacctcagtaaagctggtgacatttctgagggtttcaaaacttctctaagtggtttcactgcaatgtggaacgccgttcggactcggctataaaacggaggtcccttgtaattgagcttaacatggaatcgggcagcacttagtgataagagagaagttcaccaatgtggtatcacaatggactgaaaagtctaagtgagcctgatatatcgggctgccacctaacctaaccttacctaacctaacctaacatagaagattttgtcaaaattatatatctatagaaaattttgtcaaaattttatttctatagaaaattttgtcaatgttttatatctatagcaaattttgtcaaaattctttttctaaagggtaaaatttggtcaagggaaaacgtgtgtaaatcggtgaaatcgtttatttaaaaaatcaaattaaatttctttttcaagttcaattagtataaaattcaggaaaaatattcagttaggctttcgcttttccaaatccgaattgccgggcctcacgcttgacacctgccatcagattttgtacagccacctagtccaccttcttcgccgcagaaagccagtttgccttggactgctgctcgtccttagcagttttttggtcttctttaggttccgcttgacaatagcccagtatttctcaattgggcggagctctggcgtgttgggagggttcttgtccttgggaaccacctgcacgttgttggcggcgtaccactccatggtctttttaacgtaatggcaagatgccaaatccggccaaaacagtacggaacaaccgtgtttcttcaggaaaggcagcagacgtttattcaaacactctttcacgtaaatttcttggttgactgtcccggaagctatgaaaatgctgcttttcaagccacaggtaaagATGGCTTGCcacaccagatatttctttgcgaactttgacagttttatgtgcttgaaaatatctgctacctttccccttcctttcgctttataaaactcctgtcccggaagctgcttgtagtcggctttgacgtaggtttcgtcgtccattaccacgcagtcaaacttcgccagcatcgtcgtgtacagcttccgggatcgcgctttgttcatcatcgcgatttggagtcaccaccttcttgtaagtcgatagtccggctcgttttttggctcgatgcacggttgtagacgacacacccagcttatttgcggcatctcggagagagaggttagggtttcgcttgaaactaccggcaactctctttgtcgtctcagctgcttccggttttcgatttccccccgatccagacttcctggcggtcgacaaacgttccccaaacactttaattacatttgtaacggttgatttggcaacttttagcgattttgccagctttgcgtgcgagtagctcggattttcgcgatgcgctagcaaaattttgatacgctgctcttcttacttggacggcattttgacaactgaagagtgaattccaaaatcaaaataggagcaacattctacacacacacaccttcaaaatgaggggtcttcaggtttttaaaatgcaaaattgaaagaaatacgtcaagtttatattgaccaaattttgaccgtatcaccctttatacgaaatgttatcaaaatttaatttctataggcaattttataaaaattttagttctatagaaaattttgtaaaaattttatttctatagaaaattttgtcaaaattttatttttgtacgaaatgttatcaaaattttatatctataggaaattttattaaaatttaatttctctaggaaattttataaaaattttagttctatagaaaattttgtaaaaattttatttctatagaaaattttgtcaaaattttatttctatacgaaattttatcaaaatttaaaaaatagaaaattttctcagaattttagttctgtagaaaattttctcaaaattttatttctatagaaaattttgtcaaaaatttatttctatagaaaatttatgtaccTATAGAAGAGTGATGTAATTATAGAAAAcacttttcaacactttatttctatagaagattttgtcaacattttatttctatagaaaattttctctaatagaaaattttgtccaactgttatttgtttagaaaattttgtcaaaattatatttggtgaacattttatatctatagaaaattttgtcaaaattttatttctgtacgaaatgttatcaaaattttatttctataggaaattttattaaaatttaatttctctaggaaattttatacaaattttagttctatagaaaatgctgtcaaaattttatttttatagaaaattttgtcaaaattttatttttatagaaaattttgtcaaaattctatatagaattttgtcaaaatttgttttctataagaaattttgtcaaaagtttttcgcaaaattttatatctatagaaaattttgtaaaaattttatttctatagaaaatttatgtacctatagaaacatttttcaacactgtttttctatagaagatttggtcaaaattttatttctatagaaaattttctctaatagaaaattttgtccaacttttatttgtttagaaaattttgtgaaaattttatttctatagaaaactttgtcaaagttttatatctatatcaaattttgtcaaaattttagttctatacgaaatgttatcaaaattttatttctatagcaaatttgttcaaaatttaatttctataggaaattttataaaaattttagttctatagaaaattttgtcaaaattttatttttatagaaaattttgtcaaaattctatatagaactttgtcaaaattttatttctataagaaattttgtcaaaattttatttctatagaaaattttcgcaaaattttatttctatacgaaattttatcaaaattttatttctatagaaaattttttcaaaattttatttctatagaaaatgtatgtaCCTATAGAAGATTGATGtacctatagaacaatttttcaacattttatttttatagaagattttgtcaaaatcttatttctatagaaaattttgtcaacattttatatctataaaaaattttgtccaattttatttgtttagaaaattttgtcaaaattgtatttctaataaaaatttggtcaatattttatatctataaaaaattttgtcaaaattgtatttctaagaaaaattttgtcaacattttatatcaatagaaaattttgtcaaaattttatttctatagaaaattttgtcaaagttttatatatatagcaaattttgatattatttctatacgagagattttatttctatacgaaattttatgaaaattttagttctatagaaagttttctcaaaattttagttctgtacaaAAATAGAGAACTCACAATAGACTTTAATAGTATgactttatacgaaaatatttgttttttttggatattcaatttatataaaatgttgtcaaaatttgatttttaacgaaaattttgtcaaaattgtatttctatagaaaattaaaaacaaaatttatagaaatttttgtcaaaattttatttctatagaaaagatttgtcaaaattttatttctatagaaaaaattttcaaccgtttatttctatagaagattttgtcaaaattttatttctatagaaaatttagtcaaaattttatttctatagaaaattttgtctacattttatttctatagaaaattgatgtacctcttagttggaccatataataaaaaatataccatttgATAAATATACCATGATAGAATTCTATAAACTTTGGCGGTTATGCGACTCCGCCATTTTCATCGGCGGCGCTTGATTTCTGGtagccaatcgaaggtgtacattttcattttacttCTTTTGAAAGTAAACGcgatcatttttttcacaaactacccaatgGGAATGGCATCTCattggagaaaaccaaatttggtaactgGCCATTAACAAGCAATCAAAGTAACTCATTGGTCCTTTCCAgtctaatttttgtttgagcATGGGAACTTTATGGAACTTCAATGACTTTAGTCTCACCTCATTCGCAATATATTCAGCTAACGAACATGTTTTTCATCACTggggggttaggttaggtttggcggcagcccgatgtatcaggctcacttagactattcagtccattgtgataccacattggtgaacttctctcttatcactgaatgctgcccgattccatgttaagcttaatgacaagggacctcctttttatagtcgagtccgaacggggttccacattgcagtgaaaccacttagagaagctttgaaaccctcagaaatgtcaccagcattactgaggtgggataatccaccgctgaaaaactttttggtgttcggtcgaagcaggaatcgaacccacgaccttgtgtatgcaagacggacatgctcaccattgcaccacggtggctgactGGGGGGTTTGTTTCTGTCAATTCTGGCCCTCTTTTTTCGAATGATGTTGTTACaactttttcttcttttttcgtccactttttgtACGCATTGTACGCCATAAAatcaatcacactatcacgtttgaattccatcacgaatatctttatctctgaatgcaatagaacaAAATGCTTGTTTAAGCTTGTAAGCATTGAAATGAATTGTCACTGGAATAACTCTGTCAGCTGTGAGATAACCGGTTTAGCTACCTGAatgtggttgcaatacatatcggtCACTTTGTAGTCCTAAGATCTTTCTAAATCTTAATCAATGGTTTTTGTTATGTTAGTTTTCAGTCTCCTGCAAAAGAAACTCTCCACATGGATTTGAATGCCTCTTTATTTTTCACAGTTCGATAATTATGACCATTACAATCTCAATAGATTCTATCATTATGCTTGTAATCTAGATCACTCCATACATTATGCTTCGTGAATGTTTACAAATGCATTGAGTATTTGAGAG
Encoded here:
- the LOC142239296 gene encoding uncharacterized protein LOC142239296, with the protein product MCTHSCFGLFIGYATFVIYAILLITSIGFLADKNILNDVIKEMKVNDADINVEVTTIGIRFAIVVVLIVGVIMLIVSGFLIKGINKRQPMYMIPWILITFIHIVGSFIYNFVILLTSMSPAIEFIIGMSLVVLQIAIFYPIYTLYKQMRKETFIAAPQTV
- the LOC142240762 gene encoding uncharacterized protein LOC142240762 — protein: MFTRRCFGLTVAWLNIFWYVCMGILCISLLATWNNTDKENPVNPATTKAAISYLVVCSIKTLTSGLLIYGIIQNRYKFMKLYLFISGTFITLEFLVVMAQVFMRDVKKTKQSLVALVIQIELLLPIGLLYAEIRESSPVYV